In Tripterygium wilfordii isolate XIE 37 chromosome 23, ASM1340144v1, whole genome shotgun sequence, one genomic interval encodes:
- the LOC119993258 gene encoding laccase-15-like, with translation MAAFAMSFFVYLAWWFLLFSGFHCLAANHHHFVVKEAPYTRLCSTKEILTVNGKFPGPILRAKKGDTVYVTVHNKGRYNITIHWHGVKQPSNPWSDGPEYITQCPIQPGGKFKQKVIFSMEAGTLWWHAHSDWSRATVHGAIIVSPKKGTTFPFPKPDAEVPIILGEWWRKDVMEVLRLFQMTGGAPNDSDAYTINGQPGDLYPCSKSETFKLMVDQGKSYLLRIVNAAMNSILFFAIANHNITVVGMDGGYTKPLSRDYITIGPGQSMDALLNANQSPGHYYMAARAYSSNANVAFDNTTTTAIVQYNGSYPPPSSPLLPRLPDYNDTNAAFNFTGSVRSLNSKDHPSNVPVNITTHLESTLSINSFPCQENRTCEGPNGTRLAASMNNISFVNPSIDILEAYYKHIKGVYGENFPSFPPLVFDFTAQYLPLEYQVPKRGTEVRVLPYNSTVEMVLQGTNLVAGLDHPMHLHGYSFYVVGWGFGNFDNQTDPLSYNLIDPPFLNTVIVPIKGWVTIRFTANNPGVWFMHCHFERHLTWGMETVFIVLDGNNSNSKLLPPPPHMPPC, from the exons ATGGCAGCATTTGCGATGAGTTTTTTCGTCTATTTGGCCTGGTGGTTTCTGCTATTCTCTGGCTTTCATTGCTTGGCTGCAAATCACCACCATTTTGTG GTGAAGGAAGCTCCATATACAAGACTCTGCAGCACAAAGGAGATATTGACTGTAAATGGAAAGTTTCCAGGGCCAATTCTGAGGGCCAAAAAGGGGGATACAGTCTATGTCACCGTTCACAACAAAGGACGATACAACATCACTATTCACTG GCATGGAGTGAAACAGCCCAGCAATCCGTGGTCAGACGGGCCTGAATACATTACACAGTGTCCAATCCAACCCGGTGGAAAATTCAAGCAGAAGGTTATATTTTCAATGGAAGCAGGTACCCTATGGTGGCACGCTCACAGCGACTGGTCACGAGCAACTGTCCATGGCGCTATCATTGTCTCTCCCAAGAAAGGAACTACCTTTCCATTCCCCAAGCCTGATGCAGAGGTGCCAATCATTTTAGGTGAATGGTGGAGGAAAGATGTAATGGAGGTTCTGAGGCTATTCCAAATGACAGGAGGAGCACCAAATGATTCTGATGCTTATACCATTAATGGCCAGCCTGGTGACTTGTACCCTTGTTCAAAATCAG AGACATTCAAATTGATGGTGGATCAGGGGAAGAGTTACTTACTTCGGATTGTAAACGCTGCGATGAACAGCATTCTCTTCTTCGCCATTGCAAATCACAACATCACAGTAGTTGGAATGGATGGTGGCTACACAAAGCCCTTATCAAGAGATTACATCACAATAGGACCAGGACAATCCATGGATGCCTTGTTAAATGCCAACCAAAGTCCTGGTCACTATTACATGGCTGCTAGGGCTTACTCTAGTAACGCTAATGTCGCCTTCGACAACACCACAACCACTGCAATTGTACAATACAATGGTAGCTACCCTCCACCTTCATCTCCTCTGTTACCCCGGCTTCCCGACTATAATGACACAAATGCCGCTTTTAACTTCACTGGTAGCGTTAGGAGCTTAAACAGTAAAGACCATCCAAGTAATGTTCCAGTAAACATCACCACCCACCTAGAATCCACTCTTTCCATCAACTCATTCCCATGCCAGGAAAATCGTACCTGCGAAGGACCAAATGGAACAAGATTAGCAGCTAGCATGAACAATATATCCTTTGTGAACCCGTCAATCGACATACTAGAGGCTTATTATAAGCATATAAAAGGGGTGTATGGAGAGAATTTTCCAAGTTTTCCACCACTGGTCTTCGACTTCACTGCTCAATATCTGCCTTTGGAGTATCAAGTACCGAAACGGGGGACAGAAGTGAGAGTGTTGCCATACAATTCAACAGTGGAAATGGTGTTGCAGGGGACAAACTTAGTTGCTGGACTTGATCATCCTATGCACTTACATGGATACAGCTTCTATGTTGTTGGATGGGGTTTTGGGAACTTTGACAACCAGACGGACCCTTTAAGCTACAATCTCATTGATCCTCCTTTTCTCAACACAGTCATTGTTCCTATAAAGGGATGGGTTACAATTAGATTCACAGCAAACAACCCTG GAGTTTGGTTTATGCACTGCCATTTCGAGCGTCACCTAACGTGGGGCATGGAGACAGTATTCATCGTCCTTGATGGCAACAATAGCAATTCAAAACTACTACCTCCACCGCCGCACATGCCTCCATGTTAA